taaaaatgtacaattattgAATTGGAAACATTGAgttcaacatatttttattagatATTATTTAAGAGCCTGGAATACCAACAAAGGATGTTGATCAGTTTTGTAGATAAAAAAAGGATTGATAGCGTCCATCGGAATCATTGTGGAAAATAGTAAGAGAATAAGACGCCCTCAAAGTTATGCCTATTAGGTGCATATCATCAATTTATCATGGTGTTGTATGTCGGATTGGAAAGCTGGAGCCGTCCTGCAAAAAGTACGTCCTATTTGAACAAACGAATCAATTACCTGGATATTAAAATCCACCTActcaatacaatcattgtcccaGGGATCCCCTACTCAATACATTACTTGTCCCAGCGGTCCCCTACTCAATACAATACTTGTCCCAGCGGTCCCCTACTCAATACAATACTTGTCCCAGCGGTCCCCTACTCAATACAATACTTGTCCCAGTTTTCCTTGAAGTATTAGTAGGCTAATGATGGGCTAATGATAATCACCTACACTGCTGAAATAGAGAGAGTAGTAAATCCTATCTAAACATTATGAATATAATGTTATGTCCACCAGAAACATACGCCTACACAGGTCTTAAAAGCTCTAGGACAATATTATGTGGAACTTGTTACAATATTGTATTCCTGAAGCAAGTagttatgttttaatttcacttaatgagttttttaatttatttgtttatttcacaGACACTCATCAGTTGCCAATCGTTTGTGACTATCATGGATTCTTACCAAAATGATTCATTGGTTAACCATCAACAAACTGTCCCCGAAAACCCTACGGCTATGATTAATATGCCAATATTTGATCCAAGTCACAGAAACCCTACGGCTACAAGTAATATGCCCATATTTGATCCAAGTCACAGAAACCCTACGGCTGCGATTAATATGCCCATGTTTGATCCAAGTCACAGAAACCCTACGGCTGCGATTAATATGCCCATGATTGATCCAATTCACAGAAACCCTGCGGCTGCGATTAATATGCCCATGATTGATCCAAGTCACAGAAACCCTACGGCTGCGATTAATATGCCCATGTTTGATCCAAGTCACAGAAACCCTACGGCTGCGATTAATATGCCCATGATTGATCCAAGTCACAGAAACCCTACGGCTGCGATTAATATGCCCATGTTTGATCCAACGATTGATCCAAGTCACAGAAACGTTGCACAACCTAGCCTTATGGCCCCAGGGGTACCGCCTGGCGGAATGGTACATGCTAACATGGCCACATTTCCAACCATGCCGACAGTATTAATGCCGCTAATTATCCAAGACACACCGCGGCCAATCGTTCAGTATTTCTTCAACACAAGACAACATGAGAACAGGGCAGACTTTCTGGATTCTAACGACACTAGGCCAGAATCTCTAGATTATGATGACGACAGTGAGTCAGACTACTTGGATCATAACAATGACACTGAAGCAGACTCTTTGAATCATAACAATGACACTGAACCAGACTCTTTGGATCATAACAATGACACTGAACCAGACTCTTTGGATCATAACAATGACACTGAACCAGACTCTTTGGATCATAACAAACACCACGCCAGTACCGACAAGCTCCTCGAAGTTGCGCCCAAAAATAAGACATGCAGTAAATTAAATACTGCCATCCTGATTAATTTCCTAGTGATGATCTTTCTACTTCTGCCAATCCTGGCTTGTATCCTGGATATTGGCAACACACTGGAGGCTAAACTCGATCAACTGAATGACCTAATGGAGGTGCAAAGAAATGTCACGGAAAACTCTGATGTAGCCAAAAATGTTAACATTAGAACCGCTGACACTTGTATCTGCCTCTACGAGCACCACATCTCCTGGTACAATGCCCGAGAGTTTTGTCTCAACTTGGCCAGTGGTTCTCATCTAGCAGAAATCCACACCAAAGAAGATAACGAGCTCCTGATGCCTCTGTTACAAAATTCAAGCATCAGTAGAGAAATATGGGTTGGAGGTTCTAGCTGGATGAGTCAGAGGATCTGGACATGGAACTACACAGGGAAACCAATTAGGGACGGTGGTCAGTCAAGTCAATGGAATTATGAAGTTGGCAGCAGGCAATGTTTAGTTCTTTCCAGTTGGGACAATGCCAACTACAAATGGAATGCAATTGATTGCAATGATAAGAAATCGTTTGTTTGCTCAATGAAACTGGTTGATGCAAAATGTCTTTGTAAACACTAGACTAATTCTAGTCACTGAAGTGAACCTTATATGTACCATAGTAGAACATTTGAATATACCAACATACATGTGAGACACTCTTAATAAACTGACCTTTTCACCTAAACGTTTCGGATTTCAAAGAAAATCTTGGCgcagttaaaaataaataggaaTATGTTTAAATTaagagaagaaacatggatAGGAATCTGTTTAAATTAGGAGAAGAAACATGGATAGGAATCTCTTTAAATTAGGAGAAGAAACATGGATAGGAATCTCTTTAAATTAGGAGAAGAAACATGGATAGGAATctgtttaaataattaaaaaatggaaACATGGACAGGACTCGTTCACTTTAATGTCTTTATTCAAACAATAGCAATTATAATACTAGTCTTTATCATCTTTGAATATTTTTTCGTCACAACTTTTGAAGGCTGATGTTTTGAATCATGAATGTTGCTTTTATTTCTATGTACATAAAgagattgaacgtttgtaaataaaatgttatacacTGTTGTTGGACATTTGTTTTCTAGTGGTATGATTTGGTCTCCAGGTGATGGGATTATTTCAATTTCTAGtttcaatgataaaaaaaacacttttttttttaaacagactaTACCTCATTTCCACAATTTATAGAACCAAATTAAAGttcttttatttgttaatgCTTTGCAATGTCTTAAGCACAACTTTGTAGCGCAAGCGGACAGTACAAGATAAACGGAAATAAACTATTTCCTTGCTCTTTAATTTATTTCAGTTTTCTCGATTGCTAGTGCCTGAgtgtgtgtttaaaatgtaagtaaaaaaaaagtacgttaaactaaaatgttttttgatCTTGCTGAGACAATTGTCAGAATCAAATGTTGACGagcaatactaaatataacacTTGACCAAAACTTATAAATGTCACTGACCTATTGAAAGAATGAGACAAATCCCATGCACACACCTAGAACACATAacatgtagcaacatcataaatcCCTTCATGTTTCTACTCCATACCAGCATGGCTATAGAATTATTGTTCATGTGAAACAGCCAATAGAACTAATTGAGAATTTTTCAAAGGGATTAAATAATAATCAGCAAATAGATGCCATTTTATCAGACTTTTCTAAGGCCTATACCAAAGTTCACCACCCTAGCTAGCTtaacaatgaaaatattttggcattccTGGTTACTTACATCAATGCATTCAGAATGTCCTggtagggagagaacaaactgcaATAATAAATGTCTCCAAATGACGAACTAAATGAACACTGTTATTAATAAACTCAATGGTACCGGTACCTTAAGGAACAGTCATGTACcactaatgttttattttacacaaATGACCTACCGAATTGCATTAATGGTTAACCAATTAcaaactaaaaactcaaaaatatctaggtataataataaatgaacaaTTTTCATGAAATTACCGTATTGAGCAAAATCCAATTAAACATTGGGATTTATTATATGAGATTTCAAcgaatcaaacaagaacatacaactaaaatactatttaattttagctaggccaatattagaatatgtatCCTCTGTTTCAATTCCCCCCCTTCCccactcaagaaaacaaagaaactagaacaaacgcAAACTAGAGCAGTGAGAATTATATTTGAcgaatatcttttctagttcaTGAGATCAATACGGGACTGACAGACGACCACACACAACTATTGGCGGTtattccccttacgggggctgCTGAAAAGAAAAGTATCAGTAATACATAATtgttgaaccataatttacaaatagaaataaaaaaaactaataaaatactcagaaagatacaaagatagaggtacatttcttattgtATAATCTAGGACAAATTCGTTCAATTGCTCCTTCTTCCGCAGGCCTAATGCCATTAGAtagattgcctgaatcagccagaaaaaccaatgacttagaatTTTGAGTcactggttaacatgcatgactagattgactcatGAAATGAGTAGGACATACCGGTAATTATCTGACtgatcgtgcggtttgcgcgctggactgtcgtttggatttaatGGTGGACCGGGTTCAattcctgcccgctcccatccccgtcgtcctgcgggaggtttggactatgaagtaaactatcttcaactctgaaggaacatccgaaacatgtaaaacatttactttctttgaagtagcgtctgtaatctataagaatTAAGAACAGTAACAACCTGGTAAAATACCTAAAATACAGTttggacacccccccccccccaaaaaaaaaagtctgtaagATTGTTTGTATTGTAACGTGATTCACCAACTATTTCAATATCGACATTCAACACTTTGAACAAAAGACCAGAATGGCTAAATCTCAACCAAAATTGTGTATGTTGAAAGTAGGACTAGGTTCTATCTATAGATGTTTCACTATTACAAGATGGTGTACTAATAGTGAGTCTAATGTTAGATTTGTAGACAGATTGTTGACAcgtttatcaataaaaaaaaattaatagtgttaaggcttccgcacggtgttgattcttggcaatctgtctagtgtagatctgactggaagtaacgctgaactcaactaattcagtaacaccggcgaaaggccgaaacaatcaaatatgtagtcgacgctgatatgttgttctataaagatatttaatactcaagaagggaatcgtccgatgtcaattatgtcgtactcaagtctactactctacaagaagcgtcttccttttagcgtcacttagagcgttcttattttttaaagatctgtcacgtcacttgtcactaattaaaactttccccttattcccgaaacaaataactaattcctaatcatgtcataacaatagaaagtaaatatttctttgggTAGAGTCAATGAAAAGAGTGGGTCGTTACTGTCCAGCACATTTTTATTCCACTCGCCACTGTTTTGCTACTATATGTGAGGTGTAGTTCATATCGGACATCATATTTTATGGACTGTAACATTTGTTTAATCAACGTGGAACACAAACAGAAGAGAATTACACGTGGCACCTCATTAATGTGTTATGGCAGCCAGTACTAGgacttgttttaaaatgttttagaaatatatttgacaaagaaataaataagCTCCTATACAAAAGAGTGAAGAACAATAAACTCTAGGTATAGTGTGTCCCCCCCCCAGCAGTGTCCAGTCTTTTATAGGTGAGAATTTTGGACTCAAGGTATAGTGTGTTCCTTCACGCAGTGTCCagtgttttatcaataagaatTTTGGACTCAAGGTATAGTGTGTTCCTTCACGCAGTGTCCAGTGTTTTATAAGTGAAAATTTTGGACTCAATGTATAGTGTGTTCCTTGACGCAGGGTCCagtgttttatcaataagaatTTTGGACTCAATGTATAGTGTGTTCCTTGACGCAGGGTCCagtgttttatcaataagaatTTTGGACTCAATGTATAGTGTGTTCCTTGACTCAGGGTCCagtgttttatcaataagaatTTTGGACTCAATGTATAGTGTGTTCCTTGACTCAGGGTCCAGTGTTCTTTTCGACTCGACaatttttagaataattttgCTGTCCACTTGTGTAACCTTTAGTAGTCACTCCCACAAATTTCTCCCAAGGTTGCTGTCCACTATACTTGTGTAACCTTTAGTAGTCACTCCCACAAATTTCTCCcaaaaactttccccttattcccgaaacaaataactaattcctaatcatgtcataacaactcctccccctcccgctaaaattgcctgtcaattttttaatctactgtcttagtcttacaatgtgcaagggccaaaatgtagggaaacataaaagacaacacaacttgagtcttgattgcgatttcaacttctctttctgtgtccaCAATCAAGTTCCTCTGAACACATATTTCCCTCAAGTGTCACTAACTGATACTGTCCAATGTGATGTGCCATAGGTGACCGCAGACATAGTTCGTTTGCGCTGACACTATAAGTGTGTCTATCTATACTTCATCACATCACGTTCCAGAGGTTACACCACTTTCCCTCACACGTCAGGACAGACAATTTACCTAATATGACAAATTGACATTTATCAATACTCGTTCTCCCACTATACACCTAACGTTCTTTCGGGCAtttacaagtgtattttatttcctctctccacttacttgtccccacacgacctaactctttactgatgtatgatcatgatcaaatacaaagaataaattataaaacttactttttcgtgatgtaactacatcgtcgccttataaatgccctttttattcatacaaacatacatacaattcatacatactactcgaaattaaataattaacatgAATCAATCTAATACTAACCCAATGGCATGTATCTTATAACGTAAATATGATATTCAAGATACCTTAGAACAACCTAATATCCGTCTAGTTATGAATACTAGTTAAGTCAATCAATGAAGAATAAAATACTTAAACTAACatctatttacatatttatatacatactatGGTCGTATAGCGTTATGTCATATCCGCTATCTGCCCGAGCAATGCATTTGTTCTCTCCAACTAGAGTTTACATCTCTTCTTACTCCACTATAGCCCGCGTGTGGCCATCAACCTCGGTATGACTTGCGATTACCGCTACCACAGTCATCTCTTCTATCATCACTATCGGGTACAGACCTGCACCTCCTATCCGAACTCGCAATCTTCTGCTCAGACTGTTCTGCCTTACTCCAACAGTCTTTCGCGATGTGCCCATGTTTATGgcagttaaaacaaattatgtcCTTTCTAGGTTTGTTTCGCTTCTTGTTGTTATACCTGCTTTTCCAACTTCTAACCTGTTTGTCAGAAGCGGCGCTGACACCTGCTACATTTCCAAGTAAAACATCTCTAGATAACCttggcatggctaccccttcgcaataccctgtgtataatggagatcgaaggaacactttgcacgcTTCGAATCTCTTAACTTCGCCGTCTGCCAACCTGACTGATTTGGTATAGCCTAAATAATCCTTAGATTTCACTAATCCCCCTCGAACTGCGAGTGTACTGCTAGCTGTGTCCCGGATCACATttacctgtttattatttatcatacCCGGATATAATTTAAACCTATCTTCCCCACAATCA
This genomic stretch from Biomphalaria glabrata chromosome 4, xgBioGlab47.1, whole genome shotgun sequence harbors:
- the LOC129925898 gene encoding uncharacterized protein LOC129925898, which codes for MDSYQNDSLVNHQQTVPENPTAMINMPIFDPSHRNPTATSNMPIFDPSHRNPTAAINMPMFDPSHRNPTAAINMPMIDPIHRNPAAAINMPMIDPSHRNPTAAINMPMFDPSHRNPTAAINMPMIDPSHRNPTAAINMPMFDPTIDPSHRNVAQPSLMAPGVPPGGMVHANMATFPTMPTVLMPLIIQDTPRPIVQYFFNTRQHENRADFLDSNDTRPESLDYDDDSESDYLDHNNDTEADSLNHNNDTEPDSLDHNNDTEPDSLDHNNDTEPDSLDHNKHHASTDKLLEVAPKNKTCSKLNTAILINFLVMIFLLLPILACILDIGNTLEAKLDQLNDLMEVQRNVTENSDVAKNVNIRTADTCICLYEHHISWYNAREFCLNLASGSHLAEIHTKEDNELLMPLLQNSSISREIWVGGSSWMSQRIWTWNYTGKPIRDGGQSSQWNYEVGSRQCLVLSSWDNANYKWNAIDCNDKKSFVCSMKLVDAKCLCKH